A section of the Neofelis nebulosa isolate mNeoNeb1 chromosome 12, mNeoNeb1.pri, whole genome shotgun sequence genome encodes:
- the LOC131492160 gene encoding spermatogenesis-associated protein 31E1-like codes for MENILFALRSISAGWLSSSLPSWTTQTIFCFLCGLSFFLLFIFGFQTDPTSSAPRRKRRSSRKQVAPRRRSTRGKKSELLKAYRNCLQELEGVRDLVSLLQSHLGRLSDQGGLHQLWGQEAPGAAGKAAPVGAYQPRGEPVRDAAPTGAPTVSPAPLASTLSPTPTTSSVSVRSNSSLSAPWPPESRLPLGGFSPQPLALSPSPPHLPSPEASPPPRPDSALALPQCNSMALPLDAVPRSPSPHTPWVASAIPAISGLGLSSCPISALSWWQAAAKAWRPSTSTRLESWQEPHSHQHPEASFWGGPGNREAEAGVLSFIGPDVQKLLEILITKRTELRFWKEKEKKEESDYRVSSLGSTFTSPRSGRDAVGYRSFRSMKGEPQQLLGPEQLPYPKISGDNLRLKCSQLFWGLPILHSESLVATVNVTGPPLESPSVVFNELSHALPSQIQAGVASRLSLEQPFSHPVAEPQALTPSLSQSQPPPPAQVEAQAHLAPSVPVGPPSLPPHMAGEASDPPVQNNMPSFIPNAIQNLECHFLKKQLERNRTLPSVVKRSQEVFSQVLPDFPQDSPASQAHGPVSVLPFPSGDLTSPELQNLLEPHLGKRSTKQQGGGPHKIQPSVELAQPQGEPPKVPQAQSGSLQAAQETRSRGPAWTTPGENLGKDAGPSVGRGQRDLHGSSISSSSKVSAVNSEGSHTDLMKTGGPGQNHPEQLLRAHLGRKLGQITEGQIPVSVHDSRLAASHVPDPPGKPSARRETGNPAFSKHPEPCVNTPHNFSILSPYTQQMLEAHIIRFRVRHRWGLPLKVLKPLNFFKLQKSSILPPPSTPCSATCLPKAGAEAKFLEKPPEPHQGEKVITEEPVLTLGSPLLDPQPAREEIQRALGESPPGDGPRPSGAPVAGREAGLRPQTPAYSFVGRIWHSKTGAGDPQNSSLEASPARATDEPRRGSGGRTSRDPCGRVSVLELSFESRSSSAQRAKELGEGEEAPAWGDTLEPGVLANNQSVKPDVRRSGSSGSTQGPSTPPGSVARTQEEVEAQLEGFELQGSVEPEEPQGPGRGVLLQDCATDDLLQDCHSDVFLVADVLASHRSPSGCQSESSTDTSTSWTSSHFVLHAQNSRGQPHPLSRWGLRSPRSKASAHADGTEAYRRLSPGGREKWLAGLKSFQASVMSHPAQDEDSAETPRSRFAQLLPKKEDAAPEGRLRKSVRHLLQWIFPSKGKGPEDPGHRGQPAAATAQRQGPVSGTSVEDSKCAGAQVLVTAVGRILEESLVPRQGLRASEVNWRQREPQALAGTRVCYHRVLSYQEQRRVMTETACHLQATPDGPGCPNENRWCRGREGRWAFVPRRLGSPDGPCHHGRMLAGASGRPHRPHCPRRCLLQNYVSSGHSVCASHAFLGRTPFLPERMHTVQRKMSFSQVSTSSMG; via the exons CAGGTGGCGCCACGGCGAAGGAGCACCAGAGGCAAGAAAAGCGAGCTCCTGAAAG CTTACAGAAACTGCCTGCAGGAGCTGGAAGGGGTTCGGGACCTGGTTTCCCTTCTGCAGAG CCACTTGGGGCGGCTCTCTGACCAGGGAGGCCTTCATCAGCTCTGGGGGCAAGAAGCCCCTGGGGCCGCGGGCAAAGCAGCACCTGTCGGAGCCTATCAGCCCCGCGGGGAGCCCGTGAGAGATGCCGCCCCCACCGGGGCCCCGACGGTGTCCCCCGCTCCTCTGGCCTCCACGCTGTCACCAACCCCAACGACCTCCTCGGTGTCTGTTCGTTCGAACTCCTCCCTGAGTGCTCCTTGGCCACCAGAGTCTCGCCTTCCCCTGGGTGGCTTTTCACCCCAGCCCCttgctctttccccttccccgCCCCATCTCCCTTCTCCGGAGGCCAGCCCTCCACCTCGGCCAGACTCTGCTTTAGCTCTCCCTCAGTGCAATTCCATGGCACTCCCGCTGGACGCCGTCCCACGGAGCCCGTCTCCACACACGCCCTGGGTTGCCTCTGCCATCCCAGCTATCTCGGGCCTGGGCCTCTCAAGCTGTCCCATTTCGGCCCTGTCCTGGTGGCAGGCAGCCGCCAAAGCCTGGCGCCCCTCCACCTCAACACGCTTGGAATCCTGGCAAGAGCCTCATTCCCACCAGCACCCGGAGGCCTCGTTCTGGGGAGGCCCCGGGAACAGAGAGGCGGAGGCCGGTGTCCTCTCTTTCATCGGTCCTGATGTCCAGAAGCTGCTGGAGATTCTCATCACCAAGAGAACAGAGCTGAGGTtttggaaggagaaggaaaagaaggaagagtcaGACTACCGCGTGAGCTCTCTGGGGAGCACGTTCACGTCACCGCGGAGCGGGCGGGACGCCGTGGGTTACCGATCCTTCCGGAGCATGAAAGGCGAGCCACAACAGCTGCTCGGCCCTGAGCAGCTTCCATATCCCAAGATTTCGGGGGACAACTTACGACTGAAATGCAGCCAGCTCTTCTGGGGTCTCCCCATTCTGCACAGTGAGTCCCTGGTGGCCACTGTCAACGTGACTGGTCCCCCACTGGAGTCACCCTCTGTCGTTTTCAATGAACTCTCTCATGCCTTACCATCCCAAATTCAGGCTGGCGTAGCTTCTCGTCTGTCACTGGAGCAGCCCTTCTCTCACCCTGTGGCTGAGCCCCAAGCCTTGACCCCAAGTTTGTCCCAGTCCCAGCCCCCGCCTCCGGCTCAGGTCGAGGCCCAGGCCCACCTTGCACCCTCTGTCCCAGTGGGGCCACCTTCTCTCCCACCTCACATGGCCGGTGAGGCATCGGACCCTCCCGTCCAGAATAACATGCCATCATTCATCCCAAATGCAATTCAAAACCTGGAGTGTCACTTTTTGAAGAAGCAACTAGAAAGGAACAGGACTCTACCCTCTGTGGTAAAACGATCTCAGGAAGTCTTCAGCCAGGTCCTTCCCGACTTCCCCCAGGACAGCCCGGCCTCCCAGGCCCACGGGCCAGTCTCcgtcctccccttcccctccggGGACTTGACCAGCCCCGAGCTCCAGAACCTTCTGGAACCACATCTTGGAAAGAGGTCCACGAAGCAGCAAGGTGGCGGACCCCACAAGATCCAACCATCCGTGGAGCTGGCCCAGCCTCAGGGCGAGCCCCCGAAGGTGCCACAGGCACAGAGCGGAAGCCTCCAGGCTGCCCAGGAGACCAGGTCGAGGGGCCCAGCGTGGACCACGCCAGGAGAAAACCTGGGCAAGGATGCAGGGCCTAGTgtggggaggggccagagagatCTACACGGGAGCTCGATCAGCTCTTCATCGAAGGTTTCAGCAGTAAACTCTGAGGGATCACACACAGACTTGATGAAGACGGGCGGCCCAGGCCAGAATCATCCAGAACAGCTCCTGAGAGCCCATTTGGGCAGGAAACTGGGGCAGATCACAGAGGGCCAGATCCCTGTGAGTGTTCATGATTCCAGGCTTGCTGCCAGCCATGTCCCGGACCCTCCTGGAAAGCCAAGCGCTCGCAGGGAAACTGGAAATCCCGCATTTTCCAAGCACCCGGAGCCCTGCGTGAACACCCCCCACAATTTCTCCATCCTCAGTCCATACACTCAGCAGATGCTGGAAGCACATATCATAAGGTTTCGGGTGAGGCACAGATGGGGCCTGCCCCTCAAGGTCCTCAAGCCTCTAAATTTCTTTAAGCTGCAAAAGAGCTCAATCCTTCCACCACCGTCCACTCCCTGCTCGGCCACCTGTCTACCGAAGGCCGGGGCGGAAGCCAAGTTCTTGGAAAAACCTCCTGAGCCCCATCAAGGGGAGAAGGTCATAACAGAAGAGCCCGTTCTCACTTTGGGGAGTCCCCTCCTTGACCCCCAACCTGCACGTGAGGAAATCCAGCGGGCCCTGGGTGAGTCTCCACCCGGTGACGGCCCTCGGCCCTCGGGGGCCCCTGTGGCTGGACGGGAGGCCGGGCTACGTCCTCAGACGCCCGCATACAGCTTCGTGGGCAGAATCTGGCACAGCAAGACTGGCGCGGGGGATCCTCAGAACAGCAGCCTGGAGGCAAGTCCAGCAAGGGCCACAGATGAGCCAAGGAGAGGGAGCGGGGGTCGGACCTCGCGGGACCCCTGCGGCCGCGTGTCGGTACTTGAGCTCAGCTTCGAATCCCGGTCCTCGAGCGCCCAACGGGCcaaggagctgggggagggcgaGGAGGCCCCTGCCTGGGGAGACACCTTGGAACCCGGTGTGCTGGCCAACAATCAAAGCGTCAAACCAGACGTGAGAAGATCAGGGTCATCCGGGAGCACTCAAGGCCCCTCCACACCTCCAGGGTCGGTGGCTCGAACCCAGGAAGAGGTTGAGGCACAGCTCGAAGGGTTCGAGCTCCAGGGGTCGGTGGAGCCGGAGGAGCCTCAGGGCCCTGGCCGCGGTGTGCTCCTGCAAGACTGTGCCACCGACGACCTTCTTCAAGACTGTCACTCTGATGTGTTCCTTGTGGCGGACGTCTTGGCCTCTCACAGATCTCCGTCCGGCTGCCAGAGTGAGTCCAGTACAGACACGTCAACTTCCTGGACGTCCTCTCACTTCGTCTTGCATGCACAGAACAGCCGGGGGCAGCCACACCCACTGAGCCGGTGGGGCCTCCGTAGCCCCCGGAGCAAGGCGTCCGCCCACGCTGACGGGACAGAGGCCTACAGGAGGCTCAGCCCAGGAGGGCGTGAGAAATGGCTGGCGGGGCTGAAGTCCTTCCAGGCCAGTGTGATGAGCCACCCTGCCCAGGACGAGGACTCGGCAGAGACCCCAAGAAGCAGGTTCGCTCAGCTCCTGCCCAAGAAGGAGGACGCTGCTCCAGAAGGCCGCTTGAGAAAAAGCGTGAGGCACCTCCTGCAGTGGATTTTTCCCAGTAAAGGCAAAGGACCGGAAGATCCCGGGCACAGGGGCCAGCCTGCAGCAGCCACCGCCCAGAGGCAGGGCCCCGTCTCGGGCACATCGGTTGAGGACAGCAAGTGTGCCGGGGCTCAGGTGCTCGTGACGGCCGTGGGTCGCATCCTAGAGGAGAGCCTGGTGCCTCGCCAAGGACTTAGAGCCTCGGAGGTCAACTGGCGCCAAAGGGAACCCCAGGCGCTGGCAGGCACCCGTGTCTGCTACCACAGGGTCCTCTCCTACCAAGAGCAGAGGAGAGTGATGACAGAGACCGCCTGCCACCTGCAGGCCACCCCCGACGGCCCCGGCTGTCCTAACGAGAACCGGTGGTGTAGAGGCAGAGAAGGCAGGTGGGCCTTCGTACCCAGGAGGCTGGGGTCCCCAGACGGACCCTGCCACCACGGGCGGATGCTGGCCGGAGCCTCGGGCCGCCCTCACCGCCCCCACTGCCCCAGGCGCTGCCTCCTTCAAAACTACGTCTCCTCCGGTCATTCCGTGTGCGCTTCTCATGCCTTTCTTGGGAGGACACCTTTTCTCCCAGAAAGGATGCATACAGTAcagagaaaaatgtctttttctcagGTTAGCACATCCTCTATGGGCTAA